The following is a genomic window from Spirosoma agri.
GACAATGTCAGCGACTGACCGATTGTGGCCCAAATGAATAACCTCAGCACCCGATGCCTGCATCAACCGGCGCATCAGATTAATGGCCGCATCGTGACCATCGAACAACGACGCTGCGGTTACGATGCGAATCTTGTTCGTAAAGGAGCGGGCCGCTGGCTGACTGGGAATTGGCTGTTGAGCAATCATCGGACGAGAAATAGATATTCGATTATTTTTGTTAAATAACGAAATTATACAAATTTATGCGGTAAACGCAAGCACTATTCTATTCCTGATCAGGGGCATTTCTTTTTATTGAAAGTTATGCCAGCCAACGTGTGTATACGCCAAATGATACCGATTTCCGCGGTTTTACCGACTAAGGTTCCGAAAGACGTTTCATCTGTACGCTACTAAACTGAAGAGTAGCGGGTTTGGTCGGGCTAAGCTCCCGCTTGGGCCAACCTATCTGCTGATCAATTTTCAGCTCCGGATTAATCTGGTAAAGCACTAGTTCTGGGGAGCTGAGTCAGTTTAGTGTTGAGCGTCTGGGTAAGTTTACACTGAGTTGAAAGCTCGATAAATAGTCGAAAATCGTATTCCTAATGGCTACTTACTCGTTTATACAGACCTTGCCCCATCATGCATCACCCGCTGATTATCAGCGACGTGTAATTCCGGATTTGATCTCCATCTGGCTAGGAGAGTATGACCACCTGACGTCGGACAACGACGTGATCGAAACCCGTTCCGGTACGTTTTCCTATCTGTTTGATATCGCGTGCAGCCGACTCATTGCGGCCTGGGGATTCAGTACGGGAAAGAATATGGAACCGCGTCCCAAAGCACGCATGGCGGATGCGCCACTCGGTGGCGGACCGCTCTATCATCGGGGCCATGCTATTCCGCATACGCTTGGTGGGCCAACGGATATTAACCTGGTTCCTCAGTTGGGTTCGGTGAACGTCGGCCCGTTTCGGGCGCTTGAACGAGAGGCCGTTGCTACACCGGGCGCGCTATATTTTACCTACTGGATTTATCGGGCTCAAGATACGGATAGCCAGCGGCCTCTCTGGGTCGAACAGGGACTGAGCAAGCCCGGTATGCCACTCGAAGTACGCAGACACCCAAACTGAGCAGGTTTATGCCCACGCGTTTCTGAGCTATTTCTTGAACGACAGCGCCTTTACCGGCTGAATCCGGCTGATGATAAACGTCGATAACCAGAGAACAAGCGCAATAAGTACCACGGCTGCGCCATTCAGCGCCAGAATGGTTGGCCAGTCCCAGACAATGGGAACGTAATTCATAAAATAATTTTTGGGGTCGAGCGGAATCAGTTTGAAGCGATCCTGAATGAAGCAGAGTCCCAACCCGACCACATTGCCGATGAGTAATCCCCAACCGACCATGTTCAGACCAACAAACAGGAACATGCGCCGGATGAGCGGGTCCTGACTACCCAGTGCTTTCAACAATCCGATCATCGGCGTTCGCTCCATCATCAGGACCAGCAGAACCGATACCATGTTGAAGGAAGCCACAAACGTAATCAGCGCCAGCAGGATCACCATATTTCGGTCGAGCAGCACCATCCAGTCGAAGAGCGGTCGATACTGATCGGTGACGCGGGTCAGACGCATGTCGGGAGCCATCACGTCGAAGATCGTATTGGCCGTTTGGTTCAGGCGCTTGAAGTCGTTCACAAAAATCTCGTAGCTGCCTACCGAATCGATTCCCCATTTGTTCAGGCGCTGAATGAGTCGAATGTCGCCGAGGGCAATGGTCTTGTCCACCTCTTCCAGCCCCGTTTCGTAGATGCCTACTACGGTCATTTTGCGGGCGCGGGGCGGATTGCCAAGAAAGTACAGCGGAATCGTCTCACCGACCTTAACCTTTAGCTGATTGGCCATGTACTGACTGATCATCAGCTGCGTTGATCCGTTGCCGGTATCAGCGCCAACGGTTGGCACCGTACCAGCCACGAGCGATCCCTGAAACAGGTTCCAGTCATAATCCTTGCCTACCCCTTTCAGAATTACTCCCGTCAGCTCTTCGCTGGTTTTTAGAATACCGGCTTTTAACGCGACGGCCTGGATATGCTTGACGCCCGGAATGTTGGTACTATCACGATAGAGTTGCGTATTGAGGGACAGGGGCGTTTCCATATACGAATTGTTATTCGTGAATTTGCCAGCCTGCAAATGGGCTCCGAATAGAAAAATCTTCTGCTGAATATTGTTTTTGAAACCGAACAATACCGCAAACGCAACGATCAGAATGGACAGACCAAGTGCAATGCTGACAACACCAACACGAGTGACAGTCGCAGAAAAACTGCCCTCAGGCGCGTTTCGTACCTTGCGGGCTAGAAAGATGGGAACGTTCAAAGCGGGTTTCTATTTAGGGTTCACGGTTTGTGTGTTTGCTGCTACTGTTGTAGACTGAACACCGGGAACCGTTCTAGTTCGATGCGAAGCAATACGGGTTGATACGCAAAGTACAGCACAATCTACGTGTATTGGTATTGTATGTAACTGCAAAGCTAACGGACAAGTCGATGAACTG
Proteins encoded in this region:
- a CDS encoding DNA/RNA non-specific endonuclease, translated to MATYSFIQTLPHHASPADYQRRVIPDLISIWLGEYDHLTSDNDVIETRSGTFSYLFDIACSRLIAAWGFSTGKNMEPRPKARMADAPLGGGPLYHRGHAIPHTLGGPTDINLVPQLGSVNVGPFRALEREAVATPGALYFTYWIYRAQDTDSQRPLWVEQGLSKPGMPLEVRRHPN
- a CDS encoding ABC transporter permease, which gives rise to MNVPIFLARKVRNAPEGSFSATVTRVGVVSIALGLSILIVAFAVLFGFKNNIQQKIFLFGAHLQAGKFTNNNSYMETPLSLNTQLYRDSTNIPGVKHIQAVALKAGILKTSEELTGVILKGVGKDYDWNLFQGSLVAGTVPTVGADTGNGSTQLMISQYMANQLKVKVGETIPLYFLGNPPRARKMTVVGIYETGLEEVDKTIALGDIRLIQRLNKWGIDSVGSYEIFVNDFKRLNQTANTIFDVMAPDMRLTRVTDQYRPLFDWMVLLDRNMVILLALITFVASFNMVSVLLVLMMERTPMIGLLKALGSQDPLIRRMFLFVGLNMVGWGLLIGNVVGLGLCFIQDRFKLIPLDPKNYFMNYVPIVWDWPTILALNGAAVVLIALVLWLSTFIISRIQPVKALSFKK